In Daphnia pulex isolate KAP4 chromosome 7, ASM2113471v1, one genomic interval encodes:
- the LOC124198265 gene encoding 60S ribosomal protein L13a-like, whose translation MPGFTNKPIIIDAREHLMGRLATIVAKAALNGHKVRVLRAEQMEISGTFFRNKLKFLSFLRKRCNVNPARGPFHHRAPSKIFKRAVRGMLPYKTFRGREALKRVRAFEGVPPRYMRVKKQIAPNALRVICLSPGRKYCRLGRLSHEVGWKYQDIVATLEAKRKIKASIAYGKKKVEQRTKGLAKKKVYERIVRHQKLLQSLGHK comes from the exons ATGCCGGGCTTCACGAACAAG cCGATTATCATCGATGCCCGAGAGCATCTAATGGGCCGATTGGCTACCATTGTAGCCAAAGCAGCTCTCAATGGACACAAAGTTCGTGTTCTTAGGGCCGAGCAGATGGAAATCTCCGGAACTTTTTTCAG GAACAAGCTGAAGTTTCTTAGCTTCCTACGTAAGAGGTGTAATGTCAACCCTGCTAGAGGCCCATTCCATCACCGTGCTCCATCCAAGATCTTCAAGCGTGCAGTACGTGGAATGTTGCCCTACAAGACCTTCAGGGGTCGTGAAGCTTTGAAGAGGGTTCGCGCTTTCGAAGGTGTTCCTCCTCGCTACATGCGCGTTAAGAAGCAAATTGCTCCTAATGCATTGAGGGTTATTTGCCTGTCTCCTGGTCGCAAG TACTGTCGCCTGGGACGCCTGTCCCACGAGGTTGGATGGAAGTACCAGGATATTGTTGCTACCCTTGAAGCTAAACGTAAGATCAAGGCATCGATCGCTTATGGCAAGAAGAAGGTTGAACAG AGAACCAAGGGACTCGCCAAGAAGAAGGTTTACGAACGCATTGTGCGACACCAGAAACTGCTTCAATCTTTGGGACACAAGTGA
- the LOC124198266 gene encoding mpv17-like protein 2, with the protein MYSRYKKLKDVLFGRYLWATNTVSCGLLLTAGDIIQQKIEVYTNSSQSNGAIDVDRIGRMGTVGLVQGLPNHIWYTWLDRFLPGKSLMTVGKKIVADQVICSPISSASFFVGAGMLEGCSMSQGWEEYKSKFLLVYITDCIVWPPSQLINFLLVPAVYRVLYVNVFTVAWNVFLSYAKHFDRLKINENAELYPTSHKRKEL; encoded by the exons atgtatAGTCGatataaaaagttaaaagatgTGCTATTTGGGCGGTATTTGTGGGCTACCAATACTGTTAGTTGTGGACTTCTTCTAACTGCTGGAGACatcattcaacaaaaaattgaagtgtACACCAACTCTAGTCAAAGCAATGGTGCAATTGATGTTGACCGAATAG GTCGAATGGGAACTGTTGGCCTCGTTCAAGGATTACCAAATCATATTTGGTACACGTGGCTTGACCGTTTTCTACCAGGCAAATCTCTGATGACGGTGGGTAAAAAAATCGTCGCAGATCAAGTTATCTGTTCCCCCATATCTTCGGCTTCGTTCTTTGTTGGTGCCGGTATGTTGGAGGGCTGTTCAATGTCGCAAGGATGGGAGGAATACAAATCAAAGTTTCTGTTAGTGTATATT ACTGATTGCATCGTATGGCCACCGAGTCAGTTGATAAACTTTCTACTAGTCCCGGCCGTCTATCGTGTTCTCTACGTCAACGTGTTTACCGTAGCCTGGAACGTGTTCCTATCTTACGCTAAACATTTT GATCGActgaaaataaacgaaaatgcCGAACTATACCCTACCAGCCACAAACGCAAAGAATTGTAG
- the LOC124197626 gene encoding cytochrome P450 315a1, mitochondrial-like, translating to MASYLRHPIRRISLLERRCYTAKSQPFDSIPAPKGLPLIGTLWDVIRAGGVSQIHRYIDDRHRQLGPIFREKLGHVEAVWLADPALYQQVFQKEGTCPRPMLPEPWLILNKKHAYKRGLFFMQGEEWLRYRKILSPLLLKTATLHRHIESFYDVADRLLDKWEHTENGLITHLEGDLYRYFVQGLMCVAFGRVIGLDQEIVDTYVPGMVQHLQTLFESSARLTLLPPALAAKLNLDAWRCFEQSALSALQLANQLTQTCLEKLPPQDDSNEDDCIVSSLRQQKMVKSDIQRIVADLFLAAADTTSHTTQWVLYLLARHPEVQNKIFNEIELVQSSKQRIGDEWQHIPTIKGSVKEALRLYPVATFLTRIMQEQCTIGGYSIPPDTIMLMSAYTSGRDERYFRNAQDFIPERWNRHGPSNGMVMDPFASLPFGHGRRGCIGRRLAESQMYILLYKAIPRFTFQAENHVKMIMRLLGTVDQPVQLRLQPRS from the exons ATGGCTTCTTATCTTCGCCATCCAATCCGCAGGATTAGTCTGTTAGAACGACGTTGCTACACAGCCAAGTCTCAACCATTCGATTCCATCCCCGCACCTAAAGGATTGCCGCtg ATAGGCACACTTTGGGACGTCATTCGTGCGGGTGGTGTATCACAGATTCATCGTTACATTGACGATAGACACCGCCAATTAGGACCCATTTTCCGCGAAAAGCTGGGCCATGTTGAAGCTGTTTGGCTGGCGGATCCTGCGCTTTATCAACAAGTCTTTCAAAAGGAAGGCACTTGCCCACGACCGATGCTGCCCGAACCGTGGCTCatcttaaacaaaaaacacgcGTACAAAAGaggattattttttat GCAAGGCGAGGAATGGTTACGCTACAGGAAGATTTTAAGTCCGCTTTTACTGAAAACGGCCACACTGCATCGTCACATTGAAAGTTTTTATGACGTGGCTGATCGGTTACTTGACAAGTGGGAGCACACGGAAAACGGTTTGATCACCCACCTCGAGGGTGATTTGTATCGCTATTTTGTTCAG GGTTTAATGTGCGTCGCCTTCGGACGTGTTATTGGCTTGGATCAAGAAATCGTTGACACTTATGTCCCTGGAATGGTCCAGCATTTACAGACGCTATTTGAGA GTAGCGCTCGTTTAACGCTTCTTCCCCCAGCTTTGGCCGCTAAATTGAATTTGGATGCGTGGCGCTGTTTTGAGCAATCAGCTCTAAGCGCTTTGCAATTAGCCAATCAGCTAACTCAAACATGTCTCGAGAAACTGCCACCGCAAGACGATAGTAACGAGGATGATTGCATCGTATCTTCTCTTCGACAACAGAAAATGGTTAAATCCGACATTCAACGAATTGTGGCCGACTTATTCTTGGCAGCCGCAGATACG ACATCACACACGACGCAATGGGTACTTTACTTGCTGGCTCGACACCCTGAagtccaaaacaaaatttttaatgaaatcgaGTTAGTTCAATCTTCAAAGCAAAGAATCGGCGACGAATGGCAACATATTCCGACGATTAAAGGTTCTGTTAAAGAAGCTTTGCGTCTCTATCCAGTGGCTACTTTCCTCACTCGAATCATGCAGGAGCAATGTACTATCGGAGGTTACAGCATTCCACCAGAT ACTATAATGCTCATGTCCGCCTACACGAGTGGAAGAGATGAGCGCTACTTTCGGAATGCGCAGGATTTTATACCGGAACGGTGGAATCGACACGGGCCATCAAATGGTATGGTGATGGACCCTTTTGCGTCTTTACCTTTTGGCCATGGAAGACGAGGCTGTATTGGTCGCCGCCTGGCCGAGTCTCAGATGTACATTTTATTATACAAA GCCATTCCAAGATTTACATTTCAAGCTGAGAATCACGTTAAAATGATCATGCGACTGCTGGGCACCGTAGATCAGCCAGTTCAATTGCGTTTGCAACCTCgctcttaa
- the LOC124197492 gene encoding BTB/POZ domain-containing protein 6-A-like isoform X4 yields the protein MPSDSGNESAGTEEDDDVIFHVGLETVMRIPARRSVLSKKNDVFQAMFCGPYTQSRESLRRRQASVNSDSLPQQNHLASSPDHIYDPDVDGRAFKNLISFLYGETVELRSVSTAMETLHAAEKYLCEGLMKICATYLADQLNTENVLYIYQRTCMYPEAGHQESGLAGRIDNRPSAPPLEEFNAPNAESPQANAQTQSRSTWCSFLLNSCLEFIDKNASAVLLSEEFEELDAGKVESIVIRDGLHLQNEIEVLAALIRWSVFECHRRQLDPRANNQRFVLGHLVWHVRFSVMSPTELQQATAILDTLDYGEVIATLQNCGNNKELANRSRDDNHYPLTVTKPRMYLTSKVDTAQSVSVDNLTVSASNRKTCLTEKFFVCLACIFE from the exons ATGCCAAGTGATTCAGGAAACGAGTCGGCTGGAACagaagaggacgacgacgtcatTTTTCACGTCGGGTTAGAAACGGTAATGAGAATACCAGCCAGAAGATCGGTGCTTTCAAAGAAGAACGACGTCTTTCAAGCAATGTTCTGCGGGCCCTATACACAGTCACGGGAAAGCTTACGCCGTCGCCAAGCGTCGGTCAACAGTGATTCGCTGCCCCAGCAGAATCATTTGGCATCTAGTCCAGACCACATCTATGATCCTGATGTTGACGGGAGAGCTTTTAAGAATTTAATCAG TTTTTTGTACGGCGAAACCGTAGAACTTCGGTCGGTGTCGACTGCCATGGAAACCCTACACGCTGCTGAAAAATATCTGTGTGAAGGATTAATGAAAATTTGCGCTACTTATTTGGCCGACCAACTCAACACAGAAAACGTGCTGTACATCTATCAGAGGACTTGCATGTACCCGGAAGCCGGACACCAAGAAAGTGGACTTGCTGGCAGAATAGATAACCGGCCTAGTGCACCTCCGTTAGAAGAATTCAATGCGCCAAATGCGGAATCTCCACAAGCCAATGCACAGACTCAGTCGAGATCGACTTGGTGTTCGTTTTTGTTGAACAGCTGTCTCGAATTCATCGACAAAAATGCATCGGCCGTTCTACTCTCAGAG GAATTTGAAGAACTAGATGCTGGAAAAGTGGAGTCGATTGTTATCCGAGACGGACTTCATTTACAAAACGAAATTGAGGTTCTAGCGGCTTTGATACGTTGGTCCGTTTTCGAGTGTCACCGACGGCAACTGGATCCCAGAGCCAATAATCAGCGATTCGTTTTGGGTCACCTGGTATGGCACGTCCGCTTCTCGGTAATGTCGCCCACAGAGTTACAACAAGCGACTGCCATTTTAGATACACTAGATTATGGAGAGGTTATTGCGACTTTGCAAAATTGCGGAAACAATAAAGAACTAGCCAATAGGTCGAGAGATGATAACCATTACCCTTTGACTGTAACAAAGCCGAGAATGTATCTCACTTCCAAAGTTGATACGGCTCAGTCTGTTTCTGTTGACAATTTAACTGTGTCGGCTTCCAATCGAAAAACCTGTTTAACAGAGAAGTTCTTTGTTTGCCTAGCCtgcatttttgaatga
- the LOC124197492 gene encoding BTB/POZ domain-containing protein 6-A-like isoform X3 translates to MHGYTGRKRNTWDYYRQRIELLLLTRMPSDSGNESAGTEEDDDVIFHVGLETVMRIPARRSVLSKKNDVFQAMFCGPYTQSRESLRRRQASVNSDSLPQQNHLASSPDHIYDPDVDGRAFKNLISFLYGETVELRSVSTAMETLHAAEKYLCEGLMKICATYLADQLNTENVLYIYQRTCMYPEAGHQESGLAGRIDNRPSAPPLEEFNAPNAESPQANAQTQSRSTWCSFLLNSCLEFIDKNASAVLLSEEFEELDAGKVESIVIRDGLHLQNEIEVLAALIRWSVFECHRRQLDPRANNQRFVLGHLVWHVRFSVMSPTELQQATAILDTLDYGEVIATLQNCGNNKELANRSRDDNHYPLTVTKPRMYLTSKVDTAQSVSVDNLTVSASNRKTCLTEKFFVCLACIFE, encoded by the exons AATGCCAAGTGATTCAGGAAACGAGTCGGCTGGAACagaagaggacgacgacgtcatTTTTCACGTCGGGTTAGAAACGGTAATGAGAATACCAGCCAGAAGATCGGTGCTTTCAAAGAAGAACGACGTCTTTCAAGCAATGTTCTGCGGGCCCTATACACAGTCACGGGAAAGCTTACGCCGTCGCCAAGCGTCGGTCAACAGTGATTCGCTGCCCCAGCAGAATCATTTGGCATCTAGTCCAGACCACATCTATGATCCTGATGTTGACGGGAGAGCTTTTAAGAATTTAATCAG TTTTTTGTACGGCGAAACCGTAGAACTTCGGTCGGTGTCGACTGCCATGGAAACCCTACACGCTGCTGAAAAATATCTGTGTGAAGGATTAATGAAAATTTGCGCTACTTATTTGGCCGACCAACTCAACACAGAAAACGTGCTGTACATCTATCAGAGGACTTGCATGTACCCGGAAGCCGGACACCAAGAAAGTGGACTTGCTGGCAGAATAGATAACCGGCCTAGTGCACCTCCGTTAGAAGAATTCAATGCGCCAAATGCGGAATCTCCACAAGCCAATGCACAGACTCAGTCGAGATCGACTTGGTGTTCGTTTTTGTTGAACAGCTGTCTCGAATTCATCGACAAAAATGCATCGGCCGTTCTACTCTCAGAG GAATTTGAAGAACTAGATGCTGGAAAAGTGGAGTCGATTGTTATCCGAGACGGACTTCATTTACAAAACGAAATTGAGGTTCTAGCGGCTTTGATACGTTGGTCCGTTTTCGAGTGTCACCGACGGCAACTGGATCCCAGAGCCAATAATCAGCGATTCGTTTTGGGTCACCTGGTATGGCACGTCCGCTTCTCGGTAATGTCGCCCACAGAGTTACAACAAGCGACTGCCATTTTAGATACACTAGATTATGGAGAGGTTATTGCGACTTTGCAAAATTGCGGAAACAATAAAGAACTAGCCAATAGGTCGAGAGATGATAACCATTACCCTTTGACTGTAACAAAGCCGAGAATGTATCTCACTTCCAAAGTTGATACGGCTCAGTCTGTTTCTGTTGACAATTTAACTGTGTCGGCTTCCAATCGAAAAACCTGTTTAACAGAGAAGTTCTTTGTTTGCCTAGCCtgcatttttgaatga